The Mauremys reevesii isolate NIE-2019 linkage group 1, ASM1616193v1, whole genome shotgun sequence genome segment tccttagagatttgacaaagccctggctgggatgatttagttagttgggaattggtcctgttttgagcagggggttggactagatgaccttctgaggtcccttccaaccctgatattctgtgattctatgatacagtgaCTGGCTTTAGGAGCTTGAAGCTCAGGCCCACAAAACCTCCCTTGGTATTCAGAAAACAATAAAGGAAACCCCAACACAGAAACCTTTCCTACTCTTAAGTGCAATGGACACAGCGTACAGGTGCAAAGCCCAGGACCTTCCACTCTCCAGCTAATTGGAAGCCTTTGAGGAGGAACACTGGGGAGTCCAGACGACAGCTGGATTTTGTTGCTGGCGGGGAGACCCTCTGGGACAATGGACACCAGGAAAGCAGGATTCTCTTCTCCACAGACAAGATAAGGTGGATTTGATTTGTTGTAgtggcacactgttgactcatatccagcttctcattcactgtaacccctaggtccttttctgcagaactgctacctagccattcggtccctagtctgtagcagtgcatgggattcttctgtcctaagtacaggactctgcacttgtccttgttgaatctcatcaggtttcttttggcccaatcctctaatttgtcttggtccctctgtatcctatccctaccctccagcatatctaccactcctcccagtttagtgtcatctgcacacttgctgagggtgcagtccacaccatcctctagatcattaatgaagatattgaacaaaactggccccaggaccgacccttgcggcactccgcttgataccttCATGTTATCACCTTCAGCTCTTTATTACCAGTAGCAACGCCTGTGCAGCATCATTTATTCCTCTCTGTGTTAGTTTATTTTACTCAGTGGGAACCTAACACACCATACTACCTAAAATTAGACAACCAGGCTGATAATCTTACTCTCTAGAGGCAATGAGCTGATAAATATGTGCTCCATGTTCTGGAGTCTTTGTATAGTTAAGGGTGTAATCAGCTTTCACTTGTAAACTTACTTTGGGCTTCTCTCAACTCTTCAGAAATGgtctttttgtttaaaatgttgaaTGTGCGGTTAGCCAGAGGAAAAGGCTGTTGGCTAAACTGGAGGTGGTTCAAGCATTCTATTTCTGAGatgtttcagaatagcagccgtgttagtctgtatccgcaaaaagaacaggagtacttgtggcaccttagagactagcacatttgccacaagtactcctgttatttctGAGATGTGATGCTCTGAAAAAAATTGGTGCAAATTAAGTTTACATAGAGTTTACAGAGACAAAGGATGGTTCAGTGATATGGGCACTagtctgggacttgggagactggAGTTTAATTCCCTACTCTGCCATGGACAGACTGTGTGACTTAAACAagtctccgtgcctcagttccccacccatAAAACGGAGGGGATAATAGTGCCCTATCTCACCCTGCTGTTGTGAAGATACATTGAAGACTGGGAGATGCTCACATACTATGGCAATGGGGGTCATAGAAGTACCTACATCTATGtcgacactgcagctgggaacaagcctcccagcccaggtagataGACTTGCaccagcatgctaaaaatagctgtgtggatggtGTAGCACCAGTAGAGTCTTGGGCTAGCGAGCAGAGCTCAAGCTTTGTGACTAGTCTGAGCCTTTTCTGGTGCTGCAATGTCCACACAGCTACTTTTAGTGTGCTAGAGTGAGTCTTTCTAGGTGGGCTGCAggccttgctcccagctgcagagtagacatacatTAAGTTCTGAAGATTCTTTTTGTCATCTCTCAAAAATGGCTTGGCCTAGAAACTTCATATTTATATAATTCTAACGTTCTTTATCAGATCTACTCTATGAGGCAGAAGTTGAAGTGCTAGTTTTGGCGTTATTTGCCTCTGAAATAGAAACATCAGAGTGCCCTCATGGCCTGGTAGAATTTAGGAGGTTCCTCACAAATGACAAGCCTTTGAAAAAGGATGTGAATGACTTTGTGAAACCTGTAAACCTTGTGTCCATGTGCTCTCTCTTGTTCACTCACACAATTCATTTTGCACCCACAAATGTATGCTTTGCAACCCCTACCCCATAGAAGTACCAGAGGCAGTGTAGTCTTGTGAAGTGAGGCGAGAATTGAGAACAAAATTGCTCTTGAGTTCTACTCCCATCTGTTCCCTACCATATGGTCTTCATATTACTTTGCAATTACATAATACCTTTCATTCaaggctctcaaagtgcttttacaACACAAATCATGCTTCACAACCACTTTGAGGGGTACATTTATTTCAATATCCCCATTTTGTAAataggaaattgaggctcagaaAGGTTATGTTTAAtgacaacattttcaaacatggatGCCTAAAGCTCAGCACGTCAGGCCCCGATCTCAAAAGGTATTCAGGCCCTTAGCTTCTGTTAAAAAATTAGTGGAAGTTatgagcctaaatacctttgaagatccaGGTCTAACTCTATAGTTGGCACCTAGCTAAGTCTTCAaagtatggatttaggtgcctagcttTAGTGGCAAACTGGTTTATTTGAGGCCTGGAGAGCAGGTCAGTCCTAGAGGTGGAACAAGTATAGTTTTCTGATTCATAGTCCCATAAACTAATTTGTTAGACCAAACTGCCACCCATGCAAGTCATTTAGGGCTAGATCTTATATAGCATGCAGTAtgtatggggggagagggggaaataagTAACTTCAATTTCTTGCATGACACCATTTCACCATCTGCAAAGTGTAGCTAATAGTACTTACTTACCGCACTAGTGGAGTGTGAGGATGGATTACAGTTTTCCCAGCACATTGAAAACATACAAACAATAACAGCATGTTGCACTTCAATAGTGCCTTCTATCTCAGGGTTTTTACTTGCTGCTGGgaatggttttaaaaatattggatATTACCATCTAAAGTtttacaaatgcaaaaaaaagcaaatgaacAAGACCCTACAGCCCTGCTCTTCAGAAGAATTTTATGAACACCAAGAATAAAAGTTAGGGATGAGGGGATAAATTTAATCAGGGAAATcaccccagccacctcttcaatTTGGGGGTGGGATTTTGAGGGATTCCTGCAAAATCTCTACAGTACATTACTGCTTGACTATAGTTTAACTAAAATTTTTGTCTCAAAATTAGGTTTACACAGAGAAAGGGGATGCTCAGCCCTGTGAAGTCAGTGGTGTGGGAAACTGGGCATTGTAATTTTAGATGCACAGGTATTTTGTGAGGCTTTTATAGGGAAAGTGCTAGTAGATTATAGAGAATAATCCCTATAGCCCCTTCTCAGAGCTCCATGCGGAAGGTCAGAGAGGTTCTAGACATCTTCTTCCTATAATCTTCATCAAATTTCTCATTCTGTGCCATTGTGAAATGGTTCTTCCAATCTCCAACAGTCCCTACAATACAGGAAAGCCAAAGAGATATTCAGTCACCAttaggaagaattcttccacttcaTCCCAAGTCCTGAAAGCCATTATCACTAACTCAAAAGATATTAACAGTTCAAATGAAGTGCTAATTCAAAACACAACAGGAAGGAAGATGAGGGAatactaaaaatataaaacagcAGCACTGTAACAGGTTGACTCACCCCTTAAGGGCTGGGGTTGGCTCAGATTGTACTATAGAATGAGCCATAGCTGGGAGAGATCAGGATGACTGTCCTAAAAAGTGCAAAAGGAGGCTGCAATCAATGAGGAAGATTAGGAAAATGAGAGACACTGTAGGGAGCATGAAGGGCTTCTGCAGGGAAGACCTTGAGACTAAGGGAGATGGAAGCTTCTGTGGAGAAACCTAGACAGCATTTGGGCCTAGAAGTTTGCAGGCCTGTAGGCCAGGGAGCTAAGCTCCAGCTAGGAAGAGCTGGGAAGATAGACTGTGAGAACAGATTAGGATGGCATTGCTCTGACTGAGATAAGACACCAGAGTGAAGTATGGACTATTGTGTGGTGATGGACTTTATTTTGGAACCCTGAGGATTGTTAAGAACTGTTTGTTATTAAACCAGCCGAGAgcgagagcgtgtgtgtgtgtgtgtgtgtgtgtggagttctTATCCATGTATGCAATTCTTAAGGGTCCTGCAAGAGGGGGATTAAAAGGGCAGGGTACCGGCAAAGCATTTCCTTGCCACAAGAGGGCACTCTGTAAATGGCCACACTGCTACAAGCACCTTTTCTCATGAATGGTGAGATTGAGTGGTCCATTACTGCAGGAGGCTGAAAAGTATAGTTTGCCATGGGGTTGTCCTTCATTATCTCAAATGTTGTGTGGTGGATGATTTTATCGAGAACCTCATTCTCTAAGTCCTTCTCCAGGAACTGTAACACCTTTTGGATTTCACGCTTTGGATCCTGTGGAAGGAGTGAAATTGGATAAGAAACCGACCCAGGAAGAGGAAACAAATCAGACAGGGAAAATTTGTGAGGAAGTTTTAAATGTGGGAATCATATCTATCTCTGGGATGTGAATCAGCTGGAGACCCAACTGGTGTTAACAGAATATTGCTGTGGGGAGCTCATACCTGCTGGAACCCTAAATGGCAATAACAGAGCACTATGAACCCTGACACACCCACTCACCTCCTTTAGATCTTCATAGAAGAGGTAGAGAATACAGTGGTTTTCTTTTGCATCCCACCATCCTTTTACATGATCATACCAGCAACCCCAAAGCACTGAAAGCAGGAGAGTAACCAGTAATCAGCAAGTAGCAATGTCTGATCTATCGAGATATAGCCCCCATAAGTGAAATATCTGAGCATTTAATCTTTAATGTATTGATCCTCAATGCCCCAGAGAGATAGAggtattttatagatggggaactggggTGGGGTGATCCTTTAcattgcaaaaaaaccaaaaaccaaaccaccaccaAAAACCAGCAGCAGCATCTAATCTCAGAGTCTGGATCTACAGACTCAGGGTGTGAGGCTCACATTACAGttctaaaaatagccatgtagacgttcctgcttgggctctgaaacccagtgtacgtgtgtgtgggggggggcgggttagacaaacactgaggcacagagagactgagcaCTTCTCTACACAGCACGTTAGGGTGTCACTCTACAGCACACCAGCTTGGCATATGGTAATGTTTGAGTACTGGTAAAAGACACCAGGATGGACTGGAGTTCCTGCTGAAATGTTTGGAGTAGATTTCCCTATAGTACATTATCAGTGTTGGTTCAGAACAATGGATGAGGGCTTAATATAAATAgcatgaataataaaaaaaaggaatAGGATGTTGCACAATTGgttccattcaccttgtccagCCATGAATTTCTCCAAAAACTCCTCCCAGGTTCCTGGCTCAGGCATATTTTTATTCATTCTGTGAAAATGGTAGTAGGACACCAGGTTGTCTTTCGCATTTCTTGCCACATAGATTACCTGGATTGGGTGTGGAAGCaagtgagagaaagaaagaattgaAATATGTATATTTAACATTATAGATGTAGACATGTACAGAGGGTGCTGAGTGTCCTGCTGTGTTCTCTCTCAAAAGATGATCAAGCTGCCATTTCCTGAAACCAATTTGTGACTGAATGAAATTCCTTCACTTTCATACAGAAGCTATATATTACAGGGAAGATGGGCCTCTAGATTTCAGAAGGAGTCTGGAAACCAATATCTCACTCCTATTTAGTTTCAGTTCATTTCCAAATAAAGTAGACTTGAGCCCCACCTTCCCCTCATTACCTTACACTCTTGCTCCCAAAAGGATGGAGGCACCAGTTGTACAGGGAGATGAGTTTTCAGTGTTCGTGGGGAGGGCATCGCTTCAGCTAGTTCCAGGCCTGCAAAATATTTTGTAGTAATTCTCCAGTGTCCTTGTATCCAAACTCCTCTGTCTTTGTCACCATCATGTGTGGGATTTTGACTCAGACTTTCCAGGGAAATGCCAGTTTGTATCAGTTTATACATATGCAACTCTACCTCATTGCAACCCTCCATGGAAAACATTGTACAACATGTATCAGACATCAGTGTCCTTGAGACTTTGCCTGCATTCTTAAAGAATGGTGAATGCTGATTCATATATAGATTTGCTTTTTTGGGATACTGTCTGAAtccctctagggcaggggtggccaacctgagcctgagaaggagccagaacttaccaatgtacattgccaaagagccacagtaatacatcagcagcccccttATCAGCAccatccccagctcccagcacctcccacctactagcagccctgctgatctgcacctcctcctccctccccgcacctcccaatcagctgttttgcagcatgcaggaggctcggagAGAGGAGTGAGGAGTGAGGGCACAACAGGCTCAGGAGAGGggttggaaggggtggagtggggggggcagggcctgtggcagagccaggggttgatcAGTGAgcaccctcccacccaccacagCACATtcaaaagttggcacctgtagctccagccccagagtcggtgcttATACAAgaagctgcatattaacttctgaagagccgcatgtgtcTCTGGAACTGCAGGTTGATTAACTCTGCTCTAGGGCAATACTGAATATTGACTCATCTACTTGGCTGGACCTTTTCCCATTACAGCACTTAGTGAATTTTCATTTTACTTGTAGAAGATTTTTCTAGGTCAAGAGAGccatagatagggtgaccagattgtCAAAGTGAAAAAACTGGGACATCTGTCATGGAATGGGAGgcagtgagggttttttttttaatttaaatgaggATTCAGGATGTGTGAATGAGAGACAAGATGGAAcaaggaaattttttttcctacttCTCTCATCTAAGCAAGCATGTTCTCCTGTCTCACCACTCTGTCCCCTTTAAGAGTAAAATGAGTACAAATAAATGTTGGAACAAATAATATGGTGGAAGAAAACAGTATTTACCTTTACTATTTTCTTCCAGTCCCAACTTAATGATAGTATTTTCAATCCTATACCTCCAGAGTAGCA includes the following:
- the SULT1C4 gene encoding sulfotransferase 1C4 isoform X1, which gives rise to MPLDKMKDLSLECSVTRSETDEVGGVLLPKKVCDRWDQIWNFRARPDDLLIATYAKAGTTWIQEIVDMIQHDGDIEKCKRATTYLRHPFIEWVLPGPFSSNTNGLELAEAMPSPRTLKTHLPVQLVPPSFWEQECKVIYVARNAKDNLVSYYHFHRMNKNMPEPGTWEEFLEKFMAGQVLWGCWYDHVKGWWDAKENHCILYLFYEDLKEDPKREIQKVLQFLEKDLENEVLDKIIHHTTFEIMKDNPMANYTFQPPAVMDHSISPFMRKGTVGDWKNHFTMAQNEKFDEDYRKKMSRTSLTFRMEL
- the SULT1C4 gene encoding sulfotransferase 1C4 isoform X2, whose translation is MPLDKMKDLSLECSVTRSETDEVGGVLLPKKVCDRWDQIWNFRARPDDLLIATYAKAGLELAEAMPSPRTLKTHLPVQLVPPSFWEQECKVIYVARNAKDNLVSYYHFHRMNKNMPEPGTWEEFLEKFMAGQVLWGCWYDHVKGWWDAKENHCILYLFYEDLKEDPKREIQKVLQFLEKDLENEVLDKIIHHTTFEIMKDNPMANYTFQPPAVMDHSISPFMRKGTVGDWKNHFTMAQNEKFDEDYRKKMSRTSLTFRMEL